Proteins encoded in a region of the Ancylomarina subtilis genome:
- the topA gene encoding type I DNA topoisomerase produces MVENLVIVESPAKAKTIEKFLGESFLVKSSFGHIRDLDKKDFGIDIKNNFTPKYIVSTDKKKVVTELKKLAKDAKTVWIASDEDREGEAIAWHLFEELRLKKENTKRIVFHEITKEAILNAVENPRQIDDNLVNAQQARRILDRLVGFEISPVLWKKVKPSLSAGRVQSVAVRLIVEREREIIAFKSKSFFKVVAHFLVTDKDGSKKILKSELPKRFDTKEETLLFLESCKNAEYHIDDIVKKPSLRKPAAPFTTSTLQQEASRKLGFSVSQTMTVAQRLYEAGNITYMRTDSVNLSESALKTAKEEITRLHGADYVKIRKYSTKSKGAQEAHEAIRPTYLNKEHVEGESNEKRLYDLIWKRTIASQMSDAKLEKTNIKISISTNEEKFVATGEMIKFEGFLKVYLESTDDEEQKQEESLLPQVSVGDKLENEFIKAVQNFTLRPPRYTEASLVKKLEDLGIGRPSTYAPTITTVQNRGYVVKESRDGVQRQYEVLNLVDNNINEELNTQTTGAENKKLFPSDIGMVVTDFLIKHFSNIMNYNFTAEVEKEFDEIALGNSIWYEMIGKFYFPFHENVEKTIENSERSTGERILGEDPKTGKVILVRIGRYGPMAQLGESAEGDEEKPKFASLRTGQHLETITLEEAIDLFKLPRDLGHYEDKKVVVAIGRFGPYVRHDGKFASLHKDVDDPMTIDLDRAIVLIEEKREKDRLKHIKSFEEDAELQILNGRWGPYISYQKENYRLAKDIDPKSLSYEDCLKIIKEGPQKKKKTVAKKTTVAKKKAPAKKKATTKKATTTKKKASVKKIE; encoded by the coding sequence ATGGTAGAGAATTTAGTTATTGTTGAGTCCCCTGCAAAGGCGAAAACAATTGAGAAGTTTTTAGGAGAGAGTTTTCTTGTAAAGTCCAGTTTTGGGCATATCAGAGACCTTGACAAGAAGGATTTTGGTATTGATATCAAGAACAACTTCACCCCGAAATATATTGTTTCGACGGACAAAAAGAAAGTTGTAACAGAACTAAAGAAGTTGGCGAAGGATGCGAAGACCGTATGGATTGCTTCCGATGAGGACCGCGAGGGAGAGGCTATTGCCTGGCACTTGTTTGAGGAACTTAGATTAAAAAAAGAGAATACAAAACGTATTGTATTTCATGAAATTACCAAGGAAGCGATTCTGAATGCTGTGGAGAATCCACGTCAGATTGATGATAACTTGGTAAATGCACAACAAGCTCGTCGAATTCTTGATCGACTTGTAGGTTTTGAGATTTCACCGGTTTTGTGGAAGAAGGTAAAGCCTTCTTTATCTGCAGGACGTGTGCAGTCTGTGGCTGTTCGATTGATAGTTGAGCGAGAACGTGAGATCATTGCTTTCAAATCGAAATCATTTTTTAAGGTTGTTGCGCACTTCTTAGTGACTGATAAAGATGGTTCTAAGAAAATTTTAAAATCAGAATTGCCTAAACGATTCGATACAAAAGAAGAAACCCTTCTGTTTTTGGAATCTTGTAAAAATGCAGAATATCATATTGATGATATTGTGAAGAAACCTTCGTTAAGAAAGCCAGCTGCACCTTTTACAACATCAACATTACAGCAAGAAGCTAGCCGTAAATTAGGATTTTCTGTATCGCAAACAATGACAGTTGCTCAGCGTCTGTACGAAGCGGGGAATATTACTTATATGAGAACAGACTCTGTAAATTTATCAGAATCTGCTTTGAAAACGGCTAAAGAAGAAATTACACGTTTACATGGTGCTGACTATGTAAAGATTAGAAAATACAGTACAAAAAGTAAAGGTGCTCAGGAGGCTCACGAGGCCATTCGTCCAACATACCTTAATAAGGAACATGTAGAGGGAGAATCGAATGAGAAGCGTCTTTACGATTTGATTTGGAAGCGAACAATTGCTTCTCAAATGAGCGACGCTAAACTTGAGAAAACAAATATCAAAATCAGTATTTCAACAAATGAAGAAAAATTTGTTGCAACTGGAGAGATGATTAAGTTCGAAGGTTTCCTAAAAGTTTATCTGGAGTCAACTGACGATGAGGAACAAAAGCAGGAAGAATCACTTCTTCCACAGGTAAGTGTGGGTGATAAACTTGAGAATGAATTTATCAAGGCCGTTCAAAATTTTACGCTTCGTCCTCCACGATACACTGAGGCAAGTTTGGTTAAAAAGCTTGAGGATTTGGGAATTGGTCGTCCGTCAACTTATGCACCAACAATTACGACAGTTCAAAACCGAGGCTATGTGGTTAAAGAATCTCGTGATGGTGTTCAACGTCAGTATGAAGTTCTTAATTTGGTTGATAATAATATAAATGAAGAGCTGAATACTCAAACCACCGGTGCAGAGAATAAAAAATTGTTTCCTTCAGATATTGGAATGGTTGTGACCGACTTCCTTATCAAGCATTTCTCAAATATCATGAATTATAATTTTACTGCTGAAGTAGAAAAAGAGTTCGATGAGATTGCTTTGGGGAATTCGATATGGTATGAGATGATAGGAAAGTTCTATTTCCCATTCCATGAAAACGTTGAGAAAACAATAGAAAATTCAGAGCGCTCAACAGGAGAGCGAATTTTAGGAGAAGATCCTAAAACCGGTAAGGTTATTTTGGTACGTATTGGTCGTTACGGTCCCATGGCTCAACTTGGTGAAAGTGCTGAGGGAGACGAGGAAAAACCAAAGTTTGCCAGTTTAAGAACAGGTCAGCACCTGGAGACAATAACCTTAGAAGAAGCGATCGATTTATTTAAACTGCCTAGAGATTTGGGGCATTACGAAGATAAAAAAGTTGTTGTAGCTATTGGCCGATTTGGCCCCTATGTTCGTCACGATGGTAAATTTGCATCCTTACACAAGGATGTTGATGATCCAATGACGATTGATTTAGATCGCGCTATAGTTTTGATTGAAGAGAAGCGTGAAAAAGATCGCCTTAAGCATATTAAGTCTTTTGAAGAGGATGCAGAACTTCAAATATTGAACGGGAGATGGGGCCCATATATTTCTTATCAAAAAGAAAACTACAGATTAGCTAAGGATATCGATCCTAAGTCTCTCTCTTATGAAGACTGTTTGAAGATTATTAAGGAAGGTCCTCAAAAGAAGAAAAAAACAGTTGCTAAAAAAACAACAGTGGCTAAGAAAAAAGCACCAGCCAAGAAGAAAGCTACCACTAAAAAGGCGACAACAACAAAGAAAAAGGCTAGTGTAAAAAAGATTGAATAA
- a CDS encoding PorP/SprF family type IX secretion system membrane protein, with product MRKIFFIILAVGISLVSKAQQDPQFSQNMYNLLTFNPAFAGVGDEMTGSVINRQQWMGFENAPVSTAFNGNVPLRVGSRMHGLGLTVMSDKLGFENKTTIKFQYAYQFKILNGILNAGLSLGLQNNALNGKWDANDENDPILNGGSTDASEMVFDAGLGFYYRSKTLYLGASSTHINKPNVAYNEKNKIYLYRHYYIMGGYKYVLTNQIDIIPSFFFKTDGRMSQYDINTNVVYNKKYRSGVSYRVDDAIVFLAGILLKNGLDIGIAYDVSVSDIKKPSLEFMLAYHFTPSLIKRKQKYKSIRFL from the coding sequence ATGAGAAAAATATTTTTCATTATACTGGCTGTCGGGATTAGTTTAGTATCAAAAGCTCAGCAGGATCCTCAGTTCAGTCAGAATATGTATAATTTGCTCACTTTTAACCCTGCATTTGCAGGAGTTGGTGATGAAATGACTGGGTCTGTTATCAATCGCCAACAATGGATGGGATTTGAAAACGCACCTGTTTCTACTGCCTTTAATGGAAATGTTCCATTAAGAGTTGGGAGCAGAATGCATGGTTTAGGTCTGACTGTAATGAGTGACAAATTGGGGTTTGAAAATAAAACAACGATTAAGTTTCAGTATGCTTATCAATTTAAAATATTGAATGGTATTTTAAATGCAGGTTTGAGCCTTGGATTGCAAAATAATGCTTTGAATGGGAAATGGGATGCTAATGATGAAAATGATCCTATCTTAAATGGGGGGAGTACAGATGCAAGTGAGATGGTTTTTGATGCAGGCTTGGGTTTTTATTATCGAAGTAAAACATTATATTTAGGAGCATCATCAACACATATTAATAAGCCAAACGTGGCTTATAATGAAAAAAATAAAATATATCTGTATCGACATTATTATATCATGGGAGGTTATAAGTATGTATTAACCAATCAAATTGATATTATTCCATCTTTTTTCTTTAAAACCGATGGTAGAATGTCTCAGTATGATATCAATACAAATGTTGTATACAATAAAAAATACCGTAGTGGCGTTTCCTATAGAGTAGACGACGCTATTGTTTTTTTAGCCGGGATTCTGTTGAAAAATGGATTAGACATTGGTATTGCTTACGATGTGTCTGTATCAGATATCAAAAAGCCTTCACTTGAATTTATGTTGGCTTATCATTTTACACCGAGTCTAATTAAGCGTAAGCAGAAATATAAGAGTATTCGCTTTTTGTAG
- a CDS encoding SUMF1/EgtB/PvdO family nonheme iron enzyme, with product MNKLVVFIGVVFLLGLSSCIRRNEGGELVGASHRGKYLEPIPHGMVLIPSGSFTQGINDQDATWALNSQSKRVSVGAFWMDETEITNNEYRQFVEWVRDSIARTKLGEQFDEFLNTEDDKGNLIEPPTLNWDKEIEWDNEEYSELLDEMYVPEHERFSSRKEIDARKLIYSFQWVDFKQAALLSNRYNSETGEYEGLVDDYQGGRKSIEDRSSFIIKESLNIYPDTLSWIHDFTYSYNEPLAEQYFWHPSFDEYPVVGVSWKQARAFCRWRTELHNSALRKNGKYSVPEYRLPTETEWEYAARGGIALNLYPWGGDYTRNEKGCFLANFKPLRGNYVDDGGLVTLPVGTYEPNGYGLYDMAGNVAEWTSAVYAESAYSFTHDMNPNYQYNALPNDPPALKRKVVRGGSWKDVGYFLQCGVSSYEYQDTAKSFIGFRCVRTRHMK from the coding sequence ATGAATAAACTTGTTGTATTTATCGGAGTTGTTTTTCTATTAGGATTGTCCAGTTGTATTCGTCGTAACGAAGGTGGCGAATTGGTCGGAGCATCTCATAGAGGGAAATATTTGGAACCCATTCCTCATGGTATGGTGCTTATCCCAAGTGGGAGTTTTACTCAAGGTATTAATGATCAGGATGCAACCTGGGCATTAAATTCTCAATCGAAACGTGTTTCAGTCGGAGCCTTTTGGATGGACGAAACAGAGATTACAAATAATGAGTACCGTCAGTTTGTTGAGTGGGTCCGCGATTCTATCGCCAGAACCAAACTTGGTGAGCAGTTTGATGAGTTCTTAAATACTGAAGACGATAAGGGGAATCTGATTGAGCCCCCAACTTTAAATTGGGACAAAGAAATTGAGTGGGATAACGAAGAGTATTCTGAACTTCTTGATGAGATGTATGTGCCTGAACATGAAAGATTCTCGAGCAGAAAAGAAATTGATGCCCGAAAATTAATCTATTCTTTCCAGTGGGTTGATTTTAAACAAGCCGCACTTTTATCGAATCGTTACAATAGTGAAACCGGAGAATACGAAGGATTAGTCGATGATTACCAGGGTGGACGTAAGAGTATTGAAGACAGATCATCTTTTATCATCAAAGAAAGTTTAAATATTTATCCGGATACCTTAAGTTGGATACACGACTTTACATACTCATATAATGAGCCATTGGCTGAGCAATATTTTTGGCATCCGTCGTTCGATGAATATCCGGTTGTTGGAGTGAGTTGGAAACAAGCTCGTGCTTTTTGTCGTTGGAGAACAGAATTGCATAATTCAGCACTTAGAAAAAATGGAAAGTATTCAGTTCCTGAGTATCGTTTACCCACAGAAACGGAGTGGGAATATGCAGCTCGCGGGGGTATCGCGCTTAATCTTTACCCATGGGGTGGCGATTACACACGTAATGAAAAGGGTTGTTTCCTGGCTAATTTTAAACCATTAAGAGGTAATTATGTCGATGATGGAGGTTTAGTAACACTTCCGGTTGGAACATACGAACCGAATGGATATGGTCTTTACGATATGGCTGGTAATGTAGCTGAATGGACTTCAGCTGTGTATGCAGAATCGGCATACAGCTTTACACACGATATGAATCCAAACTATCAGTATAATGCTTTACCAAATGATCCTCCAGCTCTAAAGAGAAAAGTTGTTAGAGGAGGTTCATGGAAGGACGTTGGATATTTCTTACAATGCGGAGTATCTAGCTATGAATATCAGGATACTGCAAAATCATTTATTGGATTCAGATGTGTTAGAACACGACACATGAAATAA
- the gldL gene encoding gliding motility protein GldL: MNITELVESPRWKRFMGYVYGWGASVVLLGALFKIQHWAHAGTLLTVGMLTEVIIFFFSAFEPPHEEPDWSLVYPELIGLDPRETSGGLKVEGLDELQSFLENVSVDSNKLTNLSRGLGKLTDAADRISDISEAAVATEGYIQTLRNASESVGVLSETYNSSSAEISESASELSKSYNQLASDISTNGKVFAGRVQESGDQLLNTYEDFKSSLNGNFSHISESGKNYAESMTNLNEKLSSLNSVFELQLKHSNEQIEEGRRVQENFNEIVQNLNVTLDNTKVYRQETEALNQRLSALNSVYGNMLSALDISKNKN, translated from the coding sequence ATGAATATTACCGAATTAGTCGAATCTCCAAGGTGGAAAAGATTTATGGGTTACGTGTATGGTTGGGGTGCGTCTGTCGTTTTATTAGGTGCTCTTTTTAAGATACAACATTGGGCTCATGCGGGTACATTATTAACTGTTGGTATGCTTACCGAGGTTATTATATTTTTCTTTTCGGCTTTTGAGCCACCACACGAAGAACCAGATTGGAGTTTGGTTTATCCTGAACTGATTGGCTTGGATCCTCGTGAAACTTCCGGAGGTCTTAAAGTTGAAGGTTTGGACGAGCTGCAATCATTCCTGGAGAATGTGAGTGTTGATTCGAATAAACTGACTAATTTAAGTCGAGGTTTAGGGAAATTGACTGATGCTGCAGATCGTATATCAGATATTTCAGAAGCAGCTGTAGCGACAGAGGGTTATATTCAAACACTCAGAAATGCTAGCGAATCTGTTGGGGTTCTTTCTGAAACGTATAACTCTTCATCAGCAGAGATTTCGGAATCGGCATCAGAATTAAGTAAATCGTACAATCAATTGGCTTCAGATATTTCAACAAATGGAAAAGTGTTCGCAGGTCGCGTTCAAGAGTCAGGAGATCAGTTATTGAATACATATGAAGATTTTAAGTCCAGTTTAAACGGGAATTTCTCTCATATTTCGGAGAGCGGTAAGAATTATGCCGAATCGATGACCAATTTGAATGAAAAACTATCTTCTTTAAATTCGGTTTTTGAATTGCAGTTGAAGCACTCAAATGAGCAGATTGAAGAAGGTAGACGCGTTCAGGAAAATTTCAATGAAATTGTTCAGAATTTGAATGTGACTCTTGATAACACAAAAGTGTACAGACAGGAAACCGAAGCCTTGAATCAACGCTTATCAGCATTGAATTCCGTTTATGGAAATATGTTGAGCGCTTTGGATATTAGTAAGAATAAAAATTAA